One genomic segment of Bacteroides caccae includes these proteins:
- the nqrE gene encoding NADH:ubiquinone reductase (Na(+)-transporting) subunit E — protein MEHLLSLFVRSIFVDNMIFAFFLGMCSYLAVSKNVKTAVGLGIAVTFVLLVTLPVNYLLQTKVLAANAIIEGVDLSFLSFILFIAVIAGIVQLVEMVVERFSPSLYASLGIFLPLIAVNCAIMGASLFMQQRINLGPSDPKYIGDIWDALSYALGSGIGWLLAIVGLAAIREKMAYSDVPAPLKGLGITFITVGLMAIAFMCFSGLNI, from the coding sequence ATGGAACATTTATTAAGTTTATTCGTCCGCTCTATCTTTGTGGACAACATGATATTCGCATTCTTCCTGGGTATGTGTTCATACCTGGCCGTTTCGAAGAATGTGAAGACTGCCGTAGGACTGGGTATCGCCGTAACTTTTGTGTTGCTGGTGACGCTTCCGGTGAACTACTTGTTGCAAACTAAGGTGCTGGCTGCCAACGCTATCATTGAAGGTGTCGATCTTAGTTTCTTGAGTTTTATTCTTTTCATTGCCGTTATTGCCGGTATTGTGCAATTGGTGGAAATGGTGGTGGAACGTTTCAGCCCGTCGCTGTACGCTTCACTGGGTATCTTCCTGCCGTTGATTGCCGTTAACTGTGCTATCATGGGTGCTTCTCTGTTTATGCAGCAACGCATCAATCTCGGTCCGAGTGATCCGAAGTATATTGGTGATATCTGGGACGCGCTTTCTTATGCACTCGGTTCCGGTATCGGTTGGCTGCTGGCTATCGTAGGTCTGGCTGCTATCCGTGAGAAAATGGCTTACTCTGACGTTCCTGCTCCGTTGAAGGGATTGGGTATCACGTTTATCACAGTAGGCCTAATGGCAATCGCATTTATGTGTTTCTCTGGTTTGAACATCTAA
- a CDS encoding NADH:ubiquinone reductase (Na(+)-transporting) subunit D → MGQLFSKRNKEVFSAPLGIDNPVTVQVLGICSALAVTAKLEPAIVMGLSVTVITAFANVVISLLRKTIPNRIRIIVQLVVVAALVTIVSEVLKAFAYDVSVQLSVYVGLIITNCILMGRLEAFAMQNGPWESFLDGVGNGLGYAKILVIVAFFRELLGSGTLLGFNILNYEPIQNTGYINNGLMLMPPMALIIVACIIWYQRARHKELQEESN, encoded by the coding sequence ATGGGACAATTGTTTTCAAAGAGAAATAAAGAAGTATTCTCTGCTCCGTTGGGAATAGATAATCCGGTTACCGTACAGGTGCTAGGTATCTGTTCTGCACTTGCTGTTACCGCAAAACTGGAGCCTGCCATTGTAATGGGACTTTCGGTAACAGTGATTACAGCTTTTGCTAATGTCGTTATTTCATTGCTTCGCAAAACCATTCCTAACCGTATACGTATCATCGTTCAGTTGGTTGTGGTAGCTGCTTTGGTAACTATCGTGAGTGAAGTTCTGAAAGCGTTTGCTTATGATGTAAGCGTGCAACTTTCTGTTTATGTAGGTTTGATTATTACCAACTGTATTCTTATGGGACGTCTGGAAGCATTTGCCATGCAGAACGGTCCTTGGGAGTCTTTCCTTGACGGTGTCGGTAATGGTTTGGGATATGCCAAGATTCTGGTAATCGTGGCTTTCTTCCGCGAATTGCTTGGTTCGGGTACACTGCTTGGTTTCAATATATTGAACTACGAACCTATTCAAAACACCGGATACATTAACAACGGTTTGATGTTGATGCCGCCTATGGCATTGATTATCGTAGCTTGCATTATCTGGTACCAACGTGCGCGCCACAAAGAGTTGCAAGAAGAAAGTAATTAA
- a CDS encoding NADH:ubiquinone reductase (Na(+)-transporting) subunit B, whose amino-acid sequence MKALRNYLDKIKPNFEEGGKFHAFQSVFDGFETFLFVPSKTAKTGTHIHDAIDSKRIMSIVVISLVPALLFGMYNVGYQHFTHTGATGSFFEMFIYGFLAVLPKIIVSYVVGLGIEFIVAQWKKEEIQEGFLVSGILIPMIVPVDCPLWILAVATAFSVIFAKEVFGGTGMNIFNVALITRAFLFFAYPTKMSGDAVWVSGDTIFGMGQAVDGLTVATPLGLAATTGTVPEFSMDMVTGLIPGSIGETSVIAILIGAVILLWTGVASWKTMISVFVGGAFMAWVFNAIGMENNTMAQMPWYEHLVLGGFCFGAVFMATDPVTSARTERGKYIFGFLIGVMAIVIRVLNPGYPEGMMLAILLMNIFAPLIDYCVVQGNISRREKRAIKSNQ is encoded by the coding sequence ATGAAAGCGTTAAGAAATTATCTCGATAAGATAAAGCCGAACTTTGAAGAGGGCGGCAAATTCCACGCATTCCAGTCGGTGTTCGACGGCTTCGAAACATTCCTGTTCGTGCCCAGCAAGACTGCGAAAACGGGAACGCACATACACGACGCGATCGACAGCAAACGTATCATGTCGATTGTGGTTATTTCGTTAGTACCGGCGTTGCTGTTCGGTATGTACAACGTAGGTTATCAGCATTTCACTCATACAGGTGCCACAGGCAGCTTCTTCGAAATGTTTATCTACGGATTCCTGGCAGTGTTGCCGAAAATAATCGTATCTTATGTAGTAGGTCTGGGCATTGAGTTCATCGTAGCTCAATGGAAGAAGGAAGAAATTCAGGAAGGATTCCTCGTTTCGGGTATCCTGATCCCGATGATTGTTCCGGTTGACTGTCCGTTGTGGATTCTCGCCGTAGCTACTGCATTTTCTGTTATCTTTGCGAAAGAGGTATTCGGTGGTACAGGTATGAACATTTTCAACGTAGCGTTGATTACTCGTGCATTCCTGTTCTTCGCTTATCCGACCAAGATGTCCGGTGATGCCGTTTGGGTATCCGGCGACACTATTTTCGGTATGGGACAGGCGGTAGACGGACTTACGGTTGCCACTCCTCTGGGATTAGCTGCAACGACAGGTACTGTGCCTGAGTTCAGCATGGATATGGTGACAGGTCTGATTCCCGGTTCTATCGGTGAAACAAGCGTGATCGCTATTCTGATTGGTGCCGTTATCCTTTTGTGGACAGGGGTTGCTAGTTGGAAGACTATGATTTCTGTGTTTGTCGGTGGTGCATTCATGGCTTGGGTGTTCAACGCAATCGGCATGGAAAACAATACAATGGCGCAAATGCCTTGGTACGAACACCTCGTTCTCGGTGGTTTCTGCTTCGGTGCCGTGTTTATGGCTACCGACCCTGTTACTTCCGCACGTACGGAAAGAGGTAAGTATATTTTCGGATTCCTGATTGGTGTCATGGCGATCGTTATCCGTGTTCTGAACCCGGGTTACCCCGAAGGTATGATGCTCGCTATCCTGTTAATGAACATCTTCGCACCGCTGATTGACTACTGTGTAGTACAGGGAAATATCAGTCGCCGCGAGAAACGTGCTATCAAGTCTAACCAGTAA
- a CDS encoding Na(+)-translocating NADH-quinone reductase subunit A: protein MANVIKLRKGLDINLKGKAAETYATVKEPGFYALVPDDFPGVTPKVVVKEQEYVMAGGPLFIDKYHPEVKFVSPVSGVVTSVERGARRKVLNIVVEAAAEQDYEEFGKKNVASMDADAVKTALLEAGIFAFIKQRPYDIIADPTVTPKGIFVSAFDTNPLAPNFEFALKGEEANFQTGLDALAKMAKTYLSISVKQNATALTQAKNVTITAFDGPNPAGNVGVQINHIAPVSKGETVWTIDPQAVIFIGRLFNTGRVDFTRTVAVTGSEVLKPAYCKLQVGALLTNVFAGNVTTGKELRYISGNVLSGKQVSPNGFLGAFDSQLTVIPEGDDIHEMLGWIMPRFNQFSANRSYFSWLMGKKEYTLDARIKGGERHMIMSGEYDKVFPMDILPEYLIKAIIAGDIDRMEALGIYEVAPEDFALCEFVCSSKMELQRIVRAGLDMLRAEMA, encoded by the coding sequence ATGGCAAATGTAATAAAGTTACGTAAAGGCCTTGACATAAACCTGAAAGGTAAAGCTGCTGAAACGTACGCAACAGTGAAAGAACCGGGATTTTACGCACTCGTACCCGATGATTTTCCTGGAGTGACGCCGAAGGTAGTCGTAAAAGAGCAGGAGTATGTGATGGCTGGTGGACCCTTGTTTATCGACAAGTATCATCCTGAAGTGAAATTTGTTTCGCCCGTGAGTGGCGTGGTGACGAGTGTTGAACGTGGTGCTCGCCGCAAGGTGTTAAACATCGTAGTAGAGGCGGCTGCCGAACAGGACTACGAAGAATTTGGAAAGAAGAATGTTGCCTCAATGGATGCTGATGCTGTGAAAACCGCTTTGTTGGAAGCCGGTATTTTTGCGTTTATCAAACAACGTCCTTATGACATCATCGCCGACCCGACGGTTACCCCGAAGGGAATCTTCGTATCTGCATTCGATACCAATCCGCTGGCTCCCAACTTCGAATTTGCTTTGAAAGGAGAGGAAGCAAACTTCCAGACCGGACTCGATGCTCTCGCCAAAATGGCAAAAACTTACCTGAGTATCAGCGTAAAACAAAACGCTACTGCACTGACTCAGGCTAAGAACGTTACAATTACTGCATTCGATGGACCGAACCCTGCCGGTAACGTAGGTGTTCAAATCAATCACATCGCTCCTGTATCCAAAGGTGAGACTGTGTGGACGATCGACCCGCAGGCAGTTATCTTTATCGGCCGTCTCTTTAATACAGGTCGTGTGGATTTCACCCGTACAGTAGCTGTGACTGGTTCCGAAGTGTTGAAACCTGCTTACTGCAAACTTCAGGTAGGTGCGTTGCTGACTAACGTATTTGCCGGAAATGTAACGACAGGCAAGGAACTGCGTTACATCAGTGGTAATGTGTTGAGCGGAAAACAGGTATCACCGAACGGATTCCTGGGAGCTTTCGACAGCCAGCTGACTGTAATTCCCGAAGGTGACGACATTCACGAAATGCTTGGTTGGATTATGCCGCGTTTCAACCAGTTCAGTGCCAACCGCTCTTATTTTAGCTGGTTAATGGGCAAAAAAGAATATACGTTGGATGCCCGCATCAAAGGTGGCGAACGTCATATGATTATGTCAGGTGAATACGACAAGGTATTCCCAATGGATATCTTGCCCGAATATCTGATTAAAGCTATCATCGCCGGTGATATTGACCGTATGGAAGCGTTGGGTATCTACGAAGTGGCTCCCGAAGACTTCGCTCTTTGCGAATTCGTCTGCTCTTCGAAAATGGAACTGCAACGTATCGTCCGTGCCGGACTCGACATGCTCCGTGCTGAAATGGCATAA
- a CDS encoding Na(+)-translocating NADH-quinone reductase subunit C gives MNTNSNSYTIIYASVMVVIVAFLLAFVSSSLRETQNKNVQLDTKKQILAALNIKNIEDADAEYQKYVKGDMLMNVDGTLTENTGEFATNYEKEAKEQQRLHVFVCEVDGQTKYVVPVYGAGLWGAIWGYIALNEDKDTVYGTYFSHASETPGLGAEIATEHFQNEFVGKKTLEDGSIALGVVKNGKVEKPEYQVDGISGGTITSVGVDAMLKACLSSYMSFLTK, from the coding sequence ATGAATACGAATAGTAATAGTTATACTATCATTTATGCTTCGGTAATGGTTGTTATCGTGGCATTCCTGCTGGCATTCGTTAGCTCTTCATTGAGAGAAACACAAAACAAGAATGTGCAGTTGGACACTAAAAAGCAGATTCTTGCTGCATTGAACATTAAGAATATAGAAGATGCGGATGCAGAATATCAGAAATATGTAAAAGGTGATATGCTGATGAACGTAGACGGTACGCTGACTGAAAATACTGGCGAATTTGCTACCAACTACGAGAAAGAAGCAAAAGAACAACAACGTCTGCACGTATTTGTGTGCGAAGTGGACGGCCAGACTAAATATGTCGTTCCTGTTTACGGTGCCGGTCTTTGGGGCGCTATCTGGGGATACATCGCGCTGAACGAAGATAAGGATACTGTTTACGGTACTTACTTCTCTCATGCTAGTGAAACTCCGGGTCTGGGTGCTGAAATTGCTACCGAACATTTCCAGAATGAATTCGTAGGTAAGAAAACATTGGAAGACGGTTCTATCGCTTTGGGAGTTGTAAAGAATGGCAAGGTAGAGAAACCTGAATATCAGGTGGACGGTATTTCGGGTGGTACAATTACCTCAGTAGGGGTGGACGCTATGTTGAAAGCTTGCCTGAGCAGTTATATGAGTTTTTTAACTAAATAA
- a CDS encoding C1 family peptidase, producing the protein MNKRILPVFVFCALCYSAQAQDAKGGISDAMMQQIKQSYQNTSADKAIRNAIGSNDIRKLALNQDNMKGMDTHFSVKVNSKGITNQKSSGRCWLFTGLNVMRAKAIDKYHLGSFEFSQTYPFFFDQLEKANLFLQGIIDTSDKPMNDKMVEWLFRNPLSDGGTFTGVADIVSKYGLVPKDVMPETNSSENTSRMAGLITLKLREQGIQLRDMAAKGAKPAALEKTKTEMLGTIYRLLVLNLGVPPTEFTWTEYNAQGKLVSTENYTPLSFLKKYGDENLISNYIMLMNDPSREYYKCYEIDYDRHRYDGKNWTYVNLPVEDIKEMAIASLKDSTMMYFSCDVGKFLNSDRGLLDVKNYDYESLMGTTFGMDKKERIQSFASGSSHAMTLMAVDLDENGKPTKWMVENSWGPASGYQGHLIMTDEWFDEYMFRLVVETKYASSKIQEILKQKPIRLPAWDPMFVGEE; encoded by the coding sequence ATGAATAAACGAATCTTACCAGTTTTTGTTTTCTGTGCCCTCTGCTACTCGGCACAGGCACAAGACGCGAAAGGAGGCATCAGTGACGCTATGATGCAGCAAATCAAACAGAGTTACCAGAATACGTCTGCCGACAAAGCTATCCGCAACGCTATCGGCAGCAACGACATCCGCAAACTGGCTCTCAACCAGGATAATATGAAAGGAATGGATACGCACTTTTCAGTTAAAGTGAACTCCAAAGGTATCACGAACCAGAAATCATCCGGACGTTGCTGGCTCTTTACGGGGCTGAACGTGATGCGTGCCAAAGCGATTGACAAGTATCATCTGGGTTCTTTTGAGTTCTCTCAGACTTATCCTTTTTTCTTCGACCAACTGGAGAAAGCGAACCTTTTCCTGCAAGGTATCATCGACACCAGTGACAAACCGATGAACGACAAAATGGTGGAATGGCTTTTCCGTAATCCTCTGAGTGACGGCGGAACTTTCACCGGGGTAGCCGACATTGTAAGTAAATATGGTCTTGTACCCAAAGATGTAATGCCGGAAACGAACAGTAGTGAAAATACTTCCCGCATGGCCGGTCTGATCACCCTGAAGCTTCGCGAACAGGGGATTCAGCTTCGCGATATGGCTGCTAAGGGCGCTAAACCTGCTGCTCTGGAGAAAACGAAAACTGAAATGCTCGGCACTATCTACCGGTTGCTCGTTCTGAACTTGGGCGTTCCTCCCACAGAATTTACATGGACTGAGTATAATGCCCAAGGTAAGCTTGTTTCTACCGAAAATTATACTCCGTTGTCTTTCTTGAAGAAGTATGGTGACGAAAACCTCATCAGCAACTACATTATGCTAATGAACGATCCCAGCCGCGAATACTACAAATGCTACGAAATCGACTATGACCGCCACCGTTACGACGGCAAGAACTGGACATACGTCAACCTACCCGTTGAAGATATCAAGGAAATGGCAATCGCCTCTCTGAAAGACAGTACGATGATGTATTTCTCTTGCGATGTCGGCAAATTCCTCAACTCCGACCGTGGCTTGCTGGATGTTAAAAACTACGACTACGAATCTCTCATGGGCACCACTTTCGGCATGGACAAGAAAGAACGTATCCAAAGCTTTGCCAGCGGCTCAAGTCACGCCATGACTCTTATGGCGGTTGACCTCGATGAAAATGGAAAACCGACCAAATGGATGGTTGAGAATAGTTGGGGACCTGCTTCCGGTTATCAGGGGCATCTTATCATGACTGACGAATGGTTTGACGAATATATGTTCCGTCTGGTGGTTGAAACGAAATATGCGTCTTCCAAAATACAGGAAATACTCAAGCAGAAACCGATTCGTCTCCCTGCCTGGGACCCGATGTTTGTCGGAGAAGAATAG